A genomic stretch from Desulfotignum balticum DSM 7044 includes:
- a CDS encoding type II toxin-antitoxin system RelE/ParE family toxin, whose product MNTILRTEAFDKWLRKLKDARGKARIIDRIRSAERGNFSDCQAVGQGVWEMRIHFGPGYRVYYSRIGPVVFILLCGGTKRNQKRDIAKAHEMAKLLEENE is encoded by the coding sequence ATGAATACAATACTGCGTACAGAAGCGTTCGACAAGTGGCTTAGAAAGCTTAAGGATGCCCGAGGTAAAGCACGTATTATTGATAGAATCCGATCTGCTGAAAGAGGCAACTTCAGTGACTGTCAGGCAGTAGGGCAGGGGGTATGGGAAATGCGGATTCACTTTGGCCCGGGATACCGGGTATATTATTCTCGTATCGGGCCGGTGGTCTTTATCCTGCTCTGCGGGGGTACTAAGCGGAATCAAAAAAGGGATATTGCCAAGGCGCATGAGATGGCAAAATTGTTAGAGGAAAATGAATGA
- a CDS encoding addiction module antidote protein: MMKKNSQLNIAPFDASDYLDNEETIAEYLSVALNNPDPDAFLDAVRDVAKAQGISTVAQNAGLGRESLYKALKPGAKPRFETIRRLLTALDVKIEIVAS; encoded by the coding sequence ATGATGAAAAAGAACAGCCAATTGAACATTGCTCCATTTGATGCAAGTGATTATCTGGACAATGAAGAAACGATTGCTGAATATCTGTCCGTGGCTCTAAACAATCCGGATCCTGATGCTTTTCTGGATGCGGTTCGTGATGTTGCCAAGGCACAGGGTATCTCAACAGTGGCTCAAAATGCAGGACTTGGGAGAGAGAGCTTATACAAAGCGTTGAAACCCGGTGCAAAACCCCGATTTGAAACGATACGCCGCCTGTTGACAGCGTTAGATGTTAAAATTGAAATCGTCGCTTCTTGA